The following are from one region of the Acidobacteriota bacterium genome:
- a CDS encoding DUF1015 domain-containing protein has protein sequence MAIVRPFRAVRPPVEKVELVASVPYDVVNTEEARALAAGNPYSLLHVSRPEIDLPEDTDIHSDEVYARGLENLKQLETDLPLLTEETPHLYIYRQVMDGRAQTGVVGCCAVDQYDSDIIRKHERTRKDKEDDRTRHIITLRMQTGPVFLTYRKQDTINQLVAQYCAEAPLYDFVAPDKVRHTVWSVPDPDALADAFSHVPQLYIADGHHRAASASRTRAHFQAENQFHTGTEEYNFFLTVMFPDEQLKILPYNRVVKDLAGRTPEQFLAAVKEVAEVSTSPFPAPTQKWTFSMYLQGRWYGLYLDTDTIDKDDPIKSLDVSLLQDRILAPLLNIEDPRTDKRIDFVGGIRGTEELERLVNEGKAAVAFSMFPTSMDELMRVSDANEVMPPKSTWFEPKLRSGLLMHRI, from the coding sequence ATGGCTATTGTCCGTCCGTTTCGTGCTGTGCGGCCTCCAGTTGAGAAAGTAGAACTTGTCGCCAGCGTTCCGTATGACGTGGTGAATACCGAAGAAGCACGCGCTCTGGCAGCGGGGAACCCGTATAGCCTGCTCCACGTCTCACGCCCTGAGATTGATTTGCCTGAAGACACTGACATCCACAGTGATGAGGTTTATGCCAGGGGCCTTGAAAACCTCAAGCAACTGGAAACTGATCTCCCGCTGCTGACTGAAGAAACGCCCCACCTCTATATCTATCGTCAGGTTATGGACGGACGGGCTCAAACCGGCGTGGTGGGATGCTGTGCGGTGGATCAGTATGACAGTGACATCATTCGGAAACACGAGCGCACACGCAAAGATAAGGAAGATGACCGGACACGCCACATTATTACCCTCCGGATGCAGACGGGTCCGGTCTTTTTGACCTACCGGAAACAAGATACCATCAATCAACTCGTGGCCCAGTACTGTGCTGAAGCACCGCTCTATGATTTTGTCGCCCCAGATAAGGTGCGACATACGGTGTGGTCAGTACCTGACCCTGATGCACTGGCCGATGCCTTTTCACACGTTCCACAACTCTACATTGCGGACGGTCATCATCGAGCCGCCAGCGCCAGCCGGACCCGGGCCCATTTCCAGGCTGAAAACCAGTTCCACACCGGAACTGAAGAGTACAATTTCTTTCTCACCGTCATGTTCCCGGATGAACAGCTAAAAATCCTGCCGTACAACCGGGTCGTGAAAGATCTGGCTGGCCGGACACCGGAACAATTTCTGGCTGCGGTGAAGGAAGTCGCCGAAGTCTCGACCAGCCCATTTCCGGCTCCAACCCAGAAATGGACCTTCAGCATGTATTTGCAAGGCCGCTGGTATGGGCTCTACCTCGATACCGATACCATTGACAAGGATGATCCGATCAAATCCCTCGATGTCAGCTTGCTTCAGGATCGCATTTTGGCGCCGCTGCTGAATATTGAAGACCCGCGCACTGACAAACGCATTGATTTTGTGGGTGGAATTCGGGGAACAGAAGAACTGGAACGCCTGGTGAACGAAGGAAAAGCAGCCGTGGCTTTTTCGATGTTCCCGACGTCAATGGACGAATTGATGCGAGTGTCGGACGCCAACGAAGTCATGCCGCCAAAATCAACCTGGTTTGAGCCCAAACTTCGTTCCGGCCTGCTCATGCACCGGATTTAA
- a CDS encoding DUF4149 domain-containing protein, translating to MDLTLIDGITRLLLAVWLGSMICFSFLMAPSAFKVLPTRHMAGSIVNAVLGKVEWLGVGTGLILTVLLATTVVLTQNHQKMLGWIVIALPAVMAINCAISKWVVSAKMASLRQMMGEIDRIAVTDPLKIMFNNYHQYSVWLMGFNLLACIALILLQMYLVSKKAG from the coding sequence ATGGACCTGACGTTAATTGATGGCATAACCCGTTTGTTATTAGCAGTTTGGCTTGGGTCAATGATTTGTTTTAGTTTCCTGATGGCACCCAGTGCATTTAAAGTCTTACCGACCCGCCATATGGCTGGTTCGATTGTGAATGCAGTGCTTGGAAAAGTGGAATGGCTGGGAGTTGGGACAGGTCTGATCCTGACTGTTTTGCTGGCAACAACCGTTGTTCTGACTCAAAACCACCAGAAAATGCTCGGGTGGATAGTCATTGCCTTGCCAGCCGTCATGGCGATCAATTGTGCGATTTCAAAGTGGGTGGTGTCGGCCAAAATGGCGTCGCTCCGGCAGATGATGGGCGAAATTGACCGGATTGCGGTGACTGATCCCCTCAAAATTATGTTTAACAACTATCACCAGTATTCAGTCTGGTTGATGGGGTTCAACCTGCTGGCCTGTATCGCCTTGATATTGTTACAGATGTACCTGGTTTCGAAGAAAGCGGGCTGA
- a CDS encoding hydroxyacid dehydrogenase, with product MKVLVADKFPNAAIEALRTAGCEVHYYPDLKEDTLAEAVKETGAEVLVVRSTKVNAAALSAGSLSLVVRSGAGYNTIDVATASARGIYVSNCPGKNSIAVAELAFGLILALDRRIPDNVQQFRDGQWNKKEFSKAKGIFGQRLGLIGVGQIGKEMIARAKAFGMPVMAWSRSLTEEAATELGVERKNSPAEVAAACDILSVHVALNADTRGLINEEVLAALPKGGVFINTARAEVVNEAALVKAITERGLRAGVDVFTGEPGGGTGTVESELRSLPGVYVTHHVGASTDQAQDATSAETVRIILSFKNTGKVPNVVNLAKRTPATHMLVVRHFDRVGVLAHVFNALKQAGINVQETENIVFEGAGAAIARIHLDQATSQATLDEIRSGNADIIDLSLLAL from the coding sequence ATGAAAGTACTTGTTGCCGATAAATTTCCAAATGCAGCCATCGAAGCCCTGCGCACAGCCGGCTGTGAAGTTCATTATTACCCTGATTTGAAAGAAGATACCCTGGCCGAAGCCGTCAAGGAGACCGGAGCGGAAGTGCTGGTCGTGCGTTCCACCAAGGTCAACGCCGCGGCTCTTTCGGCAGGTTCACTGAGTCTGGTGGTTCGGTCTGGCGCCGGATACAACACCATTGATGTGGCCACCGCCTCAGCCCGAGGGATTTATGTTTCAAACTGCCCTGGAAAAAACTCGATTGCCGTGGCTGAACTCGCCTTTGGGTTGATCCTGGCACTTGATCGGCGAATTCCTGATAATGTCCAGCAATTCCGTGATGGTCAGTGGAACAAAAAAGAATTTAGCAAAGCAAAAGGGATTTTTGGCCAGCGGCTGGGGTTGATCGGTGTCGGCCAAATTGGAAAAGAAATGATCGCTCGGGCGAAAGCATTTGGCATGCCCGTGATGGCCTGGTCGCGCTCCTTAACCGAAGAAGCCGCGACTGAACTCGGAGTCGAGCGCAAAAACAGCCCGGCTGAAGTCGCCGCCGCCTGTGACATTTTGAGTGTCCACGTCGCGCTCAATGCCGATACCCGAGGCTTGATCAATGAAGAAGTTCTGGCGGCACTGCCCAAAGGCGGTGTGTTTATCAATACCGCACGTGCTGAAGTTGTCAACGAAGCGGCACTGGTCAAGGCCATTACCGAGCGTGGGTTGCGAGCTGGGGTTGATGTCTTTACGGGTGAGCCAGGTGGTGGGACCGGAACGGTTGAATCCGAGTTACGATCATTGCCTGGAGTGTATGTCACTCACCATGTCGGCGCCTCAACCGATCAGGCTCAGGATGCCACATCCGCCGAGACGGTCCGGATTATTCTGTCCTTTAAAAACACCGGGAAAGTTCCAAATGTGGTCAATCTGGCCAAGCGGACACCTGCCACCCATATGCTGGTGGTACGTCACTTTGACCGGGTCGGCGTGCTGGCACACGTCTTCAATGCTTTAAAACAGGCTGGAATCAATGTTCAGGAAACTGAAAATATTGTGTTTGAAGGTGCTGGCGCCGCCATTGCCCGCATTCATCTTGATCAGGCAACCAGTCAGGCAACCCTCGATGAAATCCGAAGCGGAAATGCTGACATCATTGATCTTTCCTTGCTTGCACTGTAA
- a CDS encoding AI-2E family transporter, whose product MNQPSSSSVPPTPAQSLPIAHEPSAWWNRLRWPRSLPLLVGIILLLVGIKVVVTAMAAVSDVLKPVFVPLLISVAVAYLLSPLVNWLQSLRLKRHLAVLVAMIIGSGVLVLLLTLLIPIGVELSDATTKIPKVAESLKTWVQPRLDTLHNRYPATYDHVVEKVRSHLQNPSELLEPIIQGFGSVFSNLVKLLGTILNLILIPFFVYYILTDTHLLRDHVLDLIPLRNQPMARRLIRQMDGMLSNYVRGQLLVCSAMSALYVIGFWLWGVPHPLTMGVLSGFGHLIPYIGTFTAAVLTLLLTILNEPTAMQIVLVIATYPVVQSTEGFVLTPMILGESLELHPFIVIVGLILAHHLFGILGIIVAIPVLAISRVLLDLMTELYRESDFYRYCPEGLPDPTGADDSDELLPPEPPLSTESNASSPEQT is encoded by the coding sequence ATGAACCAGCCATCTTCCTCTTCCGTGCCGCCAACTCCAGCTCAATCATTACCTATTGCCCATGAACCTTCTGCCTGGTGGAACCGCCTGCGCTGGCCGCGCTCGTTGCCGCTCCTGGTTGGCATTATTTTACTGCTGGTTGGGATCAAGGTTGTGGTGACCGCAATGGCTGCGGTTTCTGATGTCTTGAAACCAGTTTTTGTCCCGTTGTTAATTTCAGTTGCGGTGGCGTATTTGCTCAGTCCACTGGTGAACTGGTTGCAAAGTCTTCGACTCAAGCGTCACCTGGCGGTGCTGGTTGCCATGATTATTGGGAGCGGGGTTCTGGTTCTCTTGTTAACCCTGCTCATTCCCATCGGCGTTGAGCTTTCTGATGCCACCACCAAAATTCCCAAAGTGGCTGAAAGCCTGAAAACCTGGGTTCAACCTCGTCTGGATACACTCCATAACCGGTATCCCGCCACCTATGATCATGTGGTTGAAAAGGTTCGATCCCATCTCCAAAATCCATCGGAACTCCTCGAACCCATTATTCAAGGGTTTGGGTCGGTGTTTTCCAATCTGGTCAAGCTACTGGGAACTATCCTCAATCTGATTCTGATTCCGTTTTTCGTCTATTACATCCTCACTGATACCCATCTTTTACGCGACCATGTGCTGGATCTCATCCCGCTTCGTAACCAGCCAATGGCTCGCCGGTTAATCCGTCAGATGGATGGCATGTTGAGCAACTATGTGCGCGGCCAGTTACTTGTTTGTTCGGCCATGTCTGCCTTATATGTGATTGGGTTCTGGTTGTGGGGAGTCCCGCATCCGTTAACGATGGGAGTCCTTTCCGGATTTGGTCACCTGATTCCGTACATCGGGACGTTTACCGCCGCCGTTCTGACGCTGTTACTCACTATTTTGAATGAGCCAACGGCCATGCAGATTGTTTTGGTGATTGCCACGTATCCGGTTGTACAGTCAACCGAAGGGTTTGTCCTGACTCCGATGATTTTAGGCGAAAGCCTTGAATTGCATCCATTTATCGTGATTGTGGGATTGATTCTGGCGCATCACTTATTTGGGATTCTAGGAATTATCGTGGCGATTCCAGTGCTGGCCATCAGTCGGGTTTTGCTGGATCTGATGACCGAACTCTATCGAGAATCAGATTTTTACCGATATTGCCCGGAGGGGCTCCCAGATCCGACCGGAGCCGATGACTCTGATGAACTCCTTCCGCCTGAACCTCCTCTTTCAACCGAATCAAATGCCTCATCACCAGAACAGACATGA
- a CDS encoding metallophosphoesterase, translating into MRKRRPRAVSQHKLARRDELLVLTAGFLKRVQVDFKETYAFEVTHQPIYLPNLPSEFEGFRIVQLSDIHHSPYLTLEHLSEAVAIANSLEPDLIVLTGDYITHTAVYIEPCAERLGDLKAVHGVYAVLGNHDVWVNARAVTKAFERHHIHVLTNINTEISIRGSSIWLSGIGDLMMHFHDLPAALKGTTSKFPRILLSHNPEIIEEAASSKVDLVLAGHTHGGQFQLPLIGSPMALNRYGRRYARGLAAMEDTQIYVNRGLGTVFVPVRYQCPPEISLLQLTADPLKPLML; encoded by the coding sequence ATGCGCAAACGCCGACCCCGTGCTGTTTCTCAACACAAATTGGCGCGCCGAGACGAATTGCTGGTGCTGACCGCCGGCTTTCTGAAGCGTGTACAGGTTGATTTTAAAGAAACCTATGCTTTCGAAGTTACACATCAGCCGATTTACCTGCCGAATCTGCCTTCTGAGTTTGAAGGATTTCGCATCGTTCAGCTTTCAGATATTCATCATAGTCCATATCTGACGCTTGAGCACCTGTCTGAAGCCGTGGCGATTGCCAACAGTCTGGAGCCGGATCTGATTGTATTGACTGGAGATTACATTACCCATACGGCTGTGTATATTGAGCCCTGTGCCGAACGATTAGGGGATTTAAAAGCGGTGCATGGCGTGTATGCCGTGTTGGGGAATCACGATGTCTGGGTCAATGCCCGTGCCGTGACCAAAGCCTTTGAACGCCATCACATCCATGTGCTGACCAATATCAACACCGAAATTTCGATTCGGGGGTCATCCATTTGGTTAAGTGGTATTGGTGATTTGATGATGCACTTTCACGATTTGCCAGCGGCACTCAAAGGAACCACGTCGAAGTTCCCTCGCATTTTGCTTTCGCATAACCCGGAAATTATTGAAGAAGCAGCCTCTTCAAAGGTTGATCTGGTGCTGGCCGGCCATACCCATGGCGGGCAATTCCAGCTTCCGCTCATTGGATCACCCATGGCCCTCAACCGATATGGGCGACGGTATGCCCGTGGGTTAGCGGCGATGGAGGATACCCAGATTTACGTCAATCGTGGACTTGGCACTGTTTTTGTCCCCGTGCGCTATCAATGCCCGCCGGAGATTTCGTTGCTACAACTTACGGCTGATCCACTCAAGCCATTGATGCTCTGA
- the infB gene encoding translation initiation factor IF-2: MSKIRIYDLAKELKLDNKKIMDEVRRLGYDVRVASNSVPDDIAEKVRNLYFPKRATPAAPVKLMKGGHVVSEAVQPPPSATPPPRPTTNMPKLIKGVRRVESPTISTPSHESESTAPETQPLRVVPLAPPSQVITPIPAPRVLPTVHSIQPPPPVTAQPEPPAVPPATITSASPVQVEAPAKAPEPEVTTTRVIRIEPPTAPPVTPPVTPSVPSQEMTPQPAPVSKSVPAPTVREISVPKPTPPPVEPKVATPPQSTPSVFQIRPITPPVVPPMAKPAPPSVGHGPRSGPPSPRSAEGGTHTDDRRFPPRGQAPARRPQGEDDSRRGGETPRPGPAREASAEAAAAPAPTRTTYIPPKDQKGRNDKPGARRPGGGKDPRTDSTGKREQHERDIRLRPNPTKLITPAPRPTFTELKPIRVPEGTTVKELAEKLEVKPKDVVALILTKGLMVTINQAMTEEMMREVGREFGFEVSIGGFEEMVAEQEITEEPSTGDSDENRAPVVAVMGHVDHGKTSLLDAIRNTRVAAGEAGGITQHIGAYSVEVPDPDNRERMRRIVFLDTPGHEAFTLMRARGAKGADVAVIVVAADDGVMPQTVEAIDHARAAGVPMVVAINKIDKPEINIDRVKKELADHGLLWDGWGGDTVMVEISAKQRINLESLLEMIILTTDILELKANSKRLASGVVLEARLDRGRGPVASVLVQQGTLNIGDPIIAGLNFGRVRALFDDRGRNVQSAGPAIPVEILGLQGVPKAGDLFQVVTDAAKAQEIATWRQSKHRIAQLSSSAARGLEDVFEQMKAGKLKELLVILKADVQGSVEVLRDTLEKLSSERVKVRVIRADVGAITESDVLLASASNDMAHTCVIIGFNVRPAPRVSELAKQEKVDIRMHSIIYKVEEEMRKAMIGMLDPTLKEVQLGRAEVRQVIKIPKVGNVAGCMVTDGIIKRTAQVRVLRDNTVIFEGHLSSLRRFKDDTSEVKTGFECGIGVERFNDIKPGDVLEVFTTEKVLPTEL, encoded by the coding sequence ATGTCGAAGATCAGAATTTACGATCTGGCCAAAGAGTTGAAGCTGGACAACAAAAAGATCATGGATGAGGTGCGTCGCCTCGGATATGACGTTCGCGTAGCGTCAAACTCCGTCCCAGACGATATTGCCGAGAAAGTACGCAATCTCTACTTTCCCAAACGGGCGACTCCGGCGGCTCCGGTTAAATTGATGAAGGGTGGGCATGTTGTCAGTGAGGCAGTTCAACCGCCGCCAAGCGCCACTCCCCCTCCCCGGCCAACCACTAATATGCCCAAGTTAATCAAGGGGGTGAGGCGGGTTGAATCACCCACCATATCAACACCGAGCCACGAATCAGAGAGTACAGCGCCTGAGACCCAACCGCTCAGAGTGGTGCCACTCGCCCCGCCATCACAAGTGATTACCCCAATTCCAGCTCCGCGAGTGCTGCCGACAGTTCACTCAATTCAACCTCCCCCCCCGGTGACCGCTCAACCTGAACCACCCGCGGTTCCACCGGCAACCATCACCAGTGCCAGTCCAGTTCAGGTTGAGGCACCAGCCAAAGCACCTGAGCCCGAAGTCACGACCACGCGGGTCATTCGGATTGAACCACCTACCGCGCCGCCGGTGACGCCACCAGTAACACCATCAGTTCCATCACAAGAAATGACCCCTCAACCAGCTCCTGTTTCAAAATCCGTCCCTGCACCAACCGTTCGCGAGATCTCAGTTCCAAAACCAACACCACCTCCGGTCGAGCCGAAAGTGGCCACGCCGCCGCAATCAACTCCGTCGGTGTTTCAAATTCGTCCAATTACTCCGCCAGTCGTCCCACCAATGGCCAAACCGGCACCACCGTCCGTGGGCCATGGCCCCAGGTCGGGCCCACCGTCACCGCGCTCAGCCGAGGGCGGTACCCATACCGATGACCGGCGATTTCCGCCCCGTGGTCAAGCACCAGCCCGACGCCCACAAGGTGAGGATGATTCCCGTCGAGGTGGTGAAACGCCCCGACCTGGTCCAGCCCGTGAAGCTTCCGCCGAAGCCGCCGCTGCTCCAGCTCCAACCCGGACGACCTACATTCCACCGAAAGACCAAAAGGGCCGGAATGATAAACCTGGTGCCCGCCGACCTGGCGGAGGCAAAGATCCCAGAACGGATAGCACCGGGAAGCGCGAACAGCACGAACGTGATATCCGCCTGCGTCCCAACCCAACCAAACTCATCACTCCGGCACCGCGACCAACCTTCACCGAACTGAAGCCAATCCGGGTTCCAGAAGGCACCACGGTCAAAGAGCTGGCTGAAAAACTTGAAGTCAAGCCGAAGGATGTGGTGGCGCTGATCCTGACCAAAGGACTCATGGTGACAATCAACCAGGCCATGACCGAAGAAATGATGCGTGAAGTTGGCCGTGAATTCGGCTTTGAAGTTTCAATCGGCGGCTTTGAGGAAATGGTGGCCGAACAGGAAATCACTGAAGAGCCATCAACTGGAGATTCCGATGAAAACCGCGCACCCGTGGTCGCCGTGATGGGTCACGTTGACCACGGCAAAACCAGCCTCCTGGACGCCATCCGCAACACTCGTGTGGCGGCTGGTGAAGCGGGTGGAATCACCCAGCATATCGGTGCCTATTCCGTGGAGGTTCCCGATCCAGACAACCGTGAAAGAATGCGCCGGATCGTGTTCCTGGATACCCCAGGCCACGAAGCCTTTACCCTGATGCGTGCTCGTGGCGCCAAGGGGGCGGACGTGGCGGTCATCGTGGTGGCTGCCGACGACGGGGTGATGCCACAAACAGTTGAAGCCATTGACCATGCCCGGGCAGCCGGTGTTCCAATGGTGGTGGCGATTAATAAAATTGATAAACCTGAAATCAACATTGACCGGGTGAAAAAAGAACTGGCCGACCACGGCTTGTTGTGGGACGGCTGGGGCGGCGACACCGTCATGGTCGAAATCTCGGCCAAGCAGCGGATCAACCTCGAATCGCTGCTGGAAATGATCATTCTCACCACGGATATCCTTGAACTGAAAGCCAATTCCAAACGGCTTGCCTCCGGAGTTGTTCTCGAAGCCCGTCTTGACCGAGGCCGGGGTCCAGTGGCGAGCGTCCTGGTTCAGCAAGGCACGCTCAACATTGGGGATCCAATCATCGCCGGTCTGAATTTTGGCCGGGTGCGGGCGCTCTTTGATGATCGTGGCCGAAACGTCCAGAGCGCTGGACCGGCAATCCCAGTGGAAATCCTTGGTTTGCAAGGTGTTCCGAAAGCCGGTGATCTGTTTCAGGTGGTGACCGATGCGGCCAAAGCCCAGGAAATCGCGACCTGGCGGCAGTCAAAACACCGGATTGCACAGCTTTCCAGTAGCGCGGCTCGTGGATTGGAAGATGTGTTTGAACAGATGAAAGCCGGAAAACTGAAAGAACTGCTGGTCATCCTCAAAGCCGACGTTCAGGGATCGGTTGAAGTGCTGCGCGATACACTTGAAAAGCTTTCCTCCGAACGGGTGAAAGTTCGAGTCATTCGGGCCGACGTCGGTGCCATTACCGAATCAGACGTGCTGCTGGCTTCCGCATCCAATGATATGGCCCATACCTGTGTCATCATTGGATTTAATGTCCGCCCGGCACCTCGCGTCTCGGAACTGGCCAAACAGGAAAAAGTTGATATCCGCATGCACAGCATTATCTATAAAGTTGAAGAAGAAATGCGCAAGGCCATGATCGGCATGCTGGATCCGACGCTCAAGGAAGTTCAACTTGGCCGGGCTGAAGTGCGCCAGGTGATTAAAATTCCAAAGGTTGGCAACGTGGCTGGATGTATGGTCACGGATGGAATCATCAAGCGGACGGCTCAGGTGCGGGTATTGCGTGACAATACCGTGATCTTTGAAGGTCATCTGAGTTCGTTGCGGCGCTTTAAGGATGATACCAGTGAAGTCAAAACCGGGTTTGAATGCGGAATTGGTGTCGAACGCTTTAATGACATCAAACCGGGCGATGTCCTTGAAGTATTCACCACGGAAAAAGTGCTGCCGACTGAACTGTAA
- a CDS encoding CDP-alcohol phosphatidyltransferase family protein, with protein sequence MPDTSPQPSSFEVSRQVMTWPNLITTFRIMLIPVFLRCILIGRYDWALTIFAIAGISDGLDGYLARRLNQRTILGQMLDPIGDKLLMVTSFLVLALPGSYHIPIPWWLTFCVIGRDIAIVCAAAVIYWRTGFRDFKPSLPGKISTVIQVCFIVFFLIAQLWGPARNWIVAASLFTAGMTLFSGFHYGYRVNRQLNAFAQRKPLRSQMGAQSGATIKSDSDENNSSPQPPVIVR encoded by the coding sequence ATGCCTGACACCTCCCCCCAGCCATCATCATTTGAAGTTTCGCGCCAGGTAATGACCTGGCCCAATCTGATTACCACGTTCCGGATTATGCTTATTCCGGTTTTTCTACGCTGTATTTTGATTGGGCGGTATGACTGGGCGCTGACTATTTTTGCCATTGCGGGTATTTCCGATGGGCTGGATGGATATCTGGCCCGGCGTCTGAATCAACGGACAATATTAGGCCAGATGCTTGATCCAATTGGGGATAAGCTTTTGATGGTCACCAGTTTCCTCGTTCTTGCCCTTCCCGGCAGTTATCATATACCGATTCCGTGGTGGTTGACGTTTTGTGTCATCGGACGTGATATTGCCATTGTTTGTGCGGCGGCGGTGATTTATTGGCGGACGGGATTTCGTGATTTCAAACCATCGTTGCCTGGGAAAATCAGCACGGTCATTCAGGTTTGCTTTATTGTTTTCTTCCTGATTGCCCAGTTATGGGGGCCTGCTCGGAACTGGATTGTGGCTGCCAGTCTTTTTACGGCTGGAATGACCTTGTTTTCCGGGTTTCATTATGGCTATCGTGTCAATCGCCAACTGAATGCCTTTGCCCAGCGAAAACCACTCCGGTCACAAATGGGTGCCCAATCTGGGGCAACAATCAAGTCAGACTCAGATGAGAATAATTCTTCACCTCAACCTCCAGTGATTGTCCGATGA
- a CDS encoding ribosome maturation factor RimP: MDEQVKELIEQVITSAGFEFVHCEVTDESKQRVLRVLVDHPEGITLNHCSYLSHQIGLQLDQADLIPQTYLLEVSSPGVERGLYRLKDYQRFAGHQIKLRTSQPIDGSRNFRCILLGVREPEASLEASSGPAEPVVMISIKGNRKIDRKDLEIPFSWIEKAHLEVNLPDLFRVAKEKSQQRKPS, encoded by the coding sequence GTGGACGAGCAAGTAAAAGAATTGATCGAGCAGGTTATAACTTCAGCGGGCTTTGAGTTTGTTCACTGTGAAGTGACGGATGAATCAAAGCAACGCGTGCTACGGGTATTGGTTGACCATCCAGAGGGGATTACACTCAACCACTGCTCGTATCTGAGCCACCAAATTGGACTTCAACTGGATCAAGCTGATCTCATCCCTCAGACTTATTTGTTGGAGGTCTCCTCACCAGGCGTGGAACGCGGCCTGTATCGCCTCAAGGATTATCAGCGTTTTGCCGGCCACCAGATCAAACTCCGCACATCTCAACCAATTGATGGAAGCCGCAACTTCCGGTGCATACTCCTTGGTGTGCGTGAACCGGAGGCTTCCCTGGAAGCCTCATCCGGTCCCGCCGAGCCGGTTGTGATGATCTCCATCAAAGGGAACCGCAAAATCGACCGTAAGGACCTGGAAATTCCGTTTTCCTGGATTGAAAAAGCGCATCTGGAAGTCAATTTACCAGACCTCTTCCGGGTCGCTAAAGAAAAATCTCAGCAGCGTAAGCCGTCGTAG
- the nusA gene encoding transcription termination/antitermination protein NusA, with translation MSSSPLAETIEQLCREKNIDHSIVISAVEDAVATAARKHFKTKEDLHVIYNEETQQLELYALKQVTDEVDSPETEISLDEARAIFGEDVEVEVGDMLQFPRPMEEMGRIAAQTAKQIIFQKVREAERNNIYNEYVSRIGEMVNGFVKRFERGNMIVDLGKIESILPRSQQSPVEPFNQGDRIRVVINNVSKEAKGPQVEVSRTSPELIKRLFETEVPEIYDGTVVIKAAVREPGDRAKVAVYSNDPDVDPVGACVGMKGSRVQAVIRELRGEKIDIIPWSEDPVVFAANALSPAKVSKVQIVDFQRQHLEVVVEDSQLSLAIGKKGQNVRLAAKLVDWHIDIRSEGEMKRQVASQMEALLSAPTVPLAAVGEMNSSYLKKLAEAGIETVEQLAECSVDDVAHILDVSLDEAQTLAEQAYQIMQIKSERMSEREAAAAHLETFSDPEGEPSAAADSTSEPEEGAESATQD, from the coding sequence ATGAGCAGCAGTCCCTTAGCGGAAACAATTGAACAATTGTGCCGCGAAAAAAATATTGACCATTCAATCGTCATCAGCGCCGTCGAAGACGCCGTGGCAACCGCCGCGCGTAAACATTTCAAAACCAAAGAAGATCTGCACGTGATCTATAACGAAGAGACGCAACAGCTTGAACTCTATGCACTCAAGCAAGTGACGGACGAAGTTGATTCGCCTGAAACTGAAATCTCACTCGATGAAGCACGGGCAATTTTTGGCGAAGATGTCGAGGTCGAAGTTGGCGACATGCTGCAATTTCCGCGCCCGATGGAAGAAATGGGACGCATTGCCGCACAGACGGCCAAACAGATTATTTTCCAAAAAGTCCGCGAAGCTGAACGCAATAACATCTACAATGAATATGTCAGCCGCATCGGCGAGATGGTCAATGGCTTTGTCAAACGCTTTGAACGCGGTAACATGATTGTTGATTTGGGAAAAATCGAATCCATTCTCCCCCGCTCTCAGCAGTCTCCGGTTGAACCCTTCAACCAGGGGGACCGCATCCGCGTCGTCATCAACAATGTCAGCAAAGAAGCCAAAGGTCCACAGGTCGAAGTTTCACGCACCAGCCCCGAACTTATCAAGCGCTTGTTCGAAACCGAAGTCCCGGAAATTTATGATGGGACAGTGGTTATCAAAGCCGCCGTCCGCGAACCAGGTGATCGGGCCAAAGTTGCAGTGTACTCAAACGACCCGGATGTGGATCCAGTTGGCGCCTGTGTGGGAATGAAGGGTTCACGTGTCCAGGCCGTGATTCGTGAACTGCGGGGTGAAAAGATTGACATTATCCCCTGGTCGGAAGACCCGGTGGTCTTTGCCGCCAATGCGCTGTCACCCGCCAAGGTCAGCAAAGTCCAGATCGTTGATTTTCAACGTCAGCACCTGGAAGTGGTGGTCGAGGATTCCCAACTGAGTCTGGCCATCGGCAAAAAAGGACAAAATGTGCGCCTCGCCGCCAAACTGGTTGACTGGCACATTGACATCCGCAGTGAAGGCGAAATGAAACGTCAGGTCGCCAGCCAAATGGAGGCATTGTTGTCAGCACCAACCGTACCGCTCGCCGCCGTCGGAGAAATGAATTCCTCCTACCTCAAAAAACTGGCCGAAGCTGGAATTGAAACGGTTGAACAGTTGGCCGAGTGTAGCGTTGATGACGTGGCTCATATCCTGGACGTCAGTTTGGATGAAGCCCAGACGCTGGCCGAACAAGCCTATCAAATTATGCAGATTAAATCAGAACGGATGAGTGAACGCGAAGCTGCCGCGGCTCACCTCGAAACGTTCTCCGACCCTGAAGGGGAACCATCTGCCGCCGCCGATTCGACTTCTGAACCAGAGGAGGGAGCTGAATCGGCCACCCAGGACTAA